Genomic window (Streptomyces cadmiisoli):
CATGGAGTTGGTCGCCGGGCGTTCCCTGGAACGGGTCACGGCCGAGGACGGCCCGCTCGGACCGCGGGAGACGGCCATGATCGGGCTGGGCCTGGTGGAGGCGCTGAGCCAGGTGCACGCGCGCGGGGTGCTGCACCGGGACATCAAGCCCGGCAACGTGCTCGTGGAGCACGGCGCCCGGCGGATCGTGCTCACCGACTTCGGCATCGCCGCGATCCAGGACACCAAGGCGCTCACCATGGTCGGCATGCTGGTCGGTTCGCCCGACTACATGGCCCCCGAGCGGGTCTCCGGCCGACCGCAGGGACCGCCGTCGGACGTGTGGTCCCTCGGCGCGACCCTCTGCGCGTCGCTGGCCGGGCGGTCCCCGTTCTCCCGCGACACGACGCTGGCCACGTTGCACGCCGTGCTGTACGAGCAGCCCGAACTCCCGTCCGAGGCAGGCCCGTTGAGTGATGTGCTGGCCGCCCTGCTCGACAAGGAGCCGGCCGCGCGGCCGGGTCTGGAGGAACTGCGCACGGCCCTGCACGCGGTCGCCTTCCCGGCCCCGGCGCCGGAACCCGACGCGCTCCCGGTCCCCGCGCCCCGCCCTCCCGAACCGCACACGGTCACCCCGATCCCGATCCCGATCCCGCCCCCGACGGCGGACCCGTCACGCCGGCCGGCGGATGCACCGACCCCACCCGTGGACCCGTCGCGCGTGCCTCCGGCTGCGGATTCGACGATCCGGCCCCCGGCCCCGGCGACCGCGCCCCCGGCCCCGTCGGCGTCAGCACCGCACTCGTCGGCGGCGATACCCGAGTCGTCGGCCACGGCACCGCCGTCGTCGGCCCCGGCACCCGAGTCTCCGGGCCCTGCCCGGCACCCGTGGGTCCCGTCCCCGGGCGCACCGGCCGCGGCGTCGGACCCGTCCGTCGCGACTCCGGACCCGTCGGCAACGGCATCGGGCCCGGCCGCACCGCCGCGCGATCCGTCGGCCCCGTCCGTCCCGACACCGGCCCCACCGACCCAGACTCCACCAGTCCCGACCCAGAACCCACCGGCCCCGCCCCCCGACGCCTCGGTCCCGACCCAGGCCCCACCGGTCCCATCCCCCGACCGCTCGGTCCCGCCTCCCGACACCGTCACCCGGGCCCTCCCGAGGCCGGTCGGCGGAGGGCCGCCCGAGGAACCCACCGCGACCGCCGTACCGCCCGCGCGCGGGACCCGCCGGGCCGGTGTCTCGCTCGGCCGGGCCGACGCGGTCACCGAGCAACGGCCCGCTCCGGACCCGGCCGGGGTCCCTCCGGGCGGCGAACCGCCCGGCCCCGCCCGCCCGTCCACCCCTCGGCGGACCCGGCGGACCCGGCGCCGCGTCGCGCTGATCGCCGCCGCGGGCGTGGTCACGGCCGGCACGGTGGCCGGCGTCGTCCTCGCCTCGGCCCTGGGCTCACCGGACGGCAGCCGGGCGGGCGGCGAACCCGGGACGCCGTCCGCCACCGCGTCGTCCACCGTCGAGGGCACCTCCAGGCCCCCGAGCCTGCCGCCCGGCGTACGGGAGGAGGCCGGCGGGTTCGCGTGGCGGACGCCCGAGGGCTGGCGGCGGGACGTGAAGACGGGAGCGGAGGTGCACTACACCTCGCCCGACGGCACGCAGGAACTCGTGGCGAAGTCCTCCCTCGCCCGCGGCGACCTGATGGACTCCTGGCGCACCTCGGAACGCAACGCCCGCCAGGGGCGGGACTACCGCAAGATCCGGCTGGAGGAGACGACCTTCCGCGGCCATCCCGCGGTGATCTGGGAGTACACCTTCAC
Coding sequences:
- a CDS encoding serine/threonine-protein kinase gives rise to the protein MGRVWRAADEMLDRPVAVKEMRIDGLDAEDARTRRERTLREARATARIDHPNVVRVYDVVDEGERLWIVMELVAGRSLERVTAEDGPLGPRETAMIGLGLVEALSQVHARGVLHRDIKPGNVLVEHGARRIVLTDFGIAAIQDTKALTMVGMLVGSPDYMAPERVSGRPQGPPSDVWSLGATLCASLAGRSPFSRDTTLATLHAVLYEQPELPSEAGPLSDVLAALLDKEPAARPGLEELRTALHAVAFPAPAPEPDALPVPAPRPPEPHTVTPIPIPIPPPTADPSRRPADAPTPPVDPSRVPPAADSTIRPPAPATAPPAPSASAPHSSAAIPESSATAPPSSAPAPESPGPARHPWVPSPGAPAAASDPSVATPDPSATASGPAAPPRDPSAPSVPTPAPPTQTPPVPTQNPPAPPPDASVPTQAPPVPSPDRSVPPPDTVTRALPRPVGGGPPEEPTATAVPPARGTRRAGVSLGRADAVTEQRPAPDPAGVPPGGEPPGPARPSTPRRTRRTRRRVALIAAAGVVTAGTVAGVVLASALGSPDGSRAGGEPGTPSATASSTVEGTSRPPSLPPGVREEAGGFAWRTPEGWRRDVKTGAEVHYTSPDGTQELVAKSSLARGDLMDSWRTSERNARQGRDYRKIRLEETTFRGHPAVIWEYTFTLEGVPWHARLLGFDAKGKSYQINTWYQPAAESRALAVYDDVKRSFVVL